Part of the Listeria innocua genome is shown below.
ACAAGAACAAGCGAATTCGGTATCCCTTTTACATCAAACTTTTGAGCTAATGCACGTTGTTTATCTACATTAATTTTCACAACTTGGACATTACCTTCTTCCACCTCAGAGAATTGCTCAAGCGTTGGCCAGAAACAGCGGCACGGAGCACACCATTCTGCCCAAAAATTAAGTAATATTTTAGGATGGCTACTAATAATCTCTTCCAAGTTCTCTTCTTTTGCAAAAATAATCGCCATACATATCCACCTCACATTCAGAATATTCCAAAGTTGTATCGTGGTCAAGCAAAGGGTTTTAGAATAGCAATATATCTTGCTTTTTGTTCACTTTTTGACACTTTTGTTTCACGTGAAACATTTTATTTGCTATGTAATATCTCTAAAATACGTAAATCTAGCAAACCAGTATTTTTCACTGTCATATCCGCATCACGAAGTCCAGAACCAACACCCACGCTTATAATTCCAGCTGCGTTAATTGCTTCAATTCCAGCTTGGGCATCTTCAATTCCAACTACTTCTGATGGTTCTAAGCCTAAACCGCGACATGCTTCCACAAAAATTTCTGGATCAGGCTTTGATTTAGTAATTTTAGCAGCATCAACAATGTAATCAAATTCTTGTTCCATTTCAAGCGCACTCAATACCGTACGAGCATTTTTTGAAA
Proteins encoded:
- a CDS encoding thioredoxin family protein; its protein translation is MAIIFAKEENLEEIISSHPKILLNFWAEWCAPCRCFWPTLEQFSEVEEGNVQVVKINVDKQRALAQKFDVKGIPNSLVLVDGEIKGAIAGIVSCDELRSRFNSLAK